The genomic DNA TTTCAACAGTTGCTGATTTGCGGGGTTATTTGAAAATCCACTCACAAAAGTCGAATAAATCAGATAATAAGCTAGGCCGAATGTTTACCGAGCTCAGCATAGACGCTTCTAGCTGGATCAACCCTGTCTCAGAAGTTGGCGTAGATATAGGGGCTTACCTCATCTCGGATGATGAAACGAAACTTAAACTACAAACTTACTACCGTTTTCATCCAACACCGACAATATCTTTAGCCGCCACCGTAGAACTAAGCGGCCTTGATAATGGCCAACTTATATTATCTGCGCGATACCCTTTCGGTTAATTACAGACAATATAGTGAATGTAACGACGCTTTGAGGAACACTGTTCCAAATAAGAATAGATTGCATTCATTGTATTATCTCAGCATCATTTCCATTGATATATAATGACCAAAATGATGATTGAAAACTTAGCCAATATATACCCATGCAGATTTGAACTGCACGGGTATATCATGTTATTCATAGAACACTATAGATAACATTCATTCTATGACATAATTTCGTGTAGTTGACCATCAACCCATTAAAACGAAATATAATGTACTCTCACTTCAAACACTTTTCGATCAAAATAGCGACTGTGCTTAGCCTTATTGCCACGCCTTTTGCACATGCTAACAACTTTTCTTATAGCTATGTAGAAGTTCAAGTCGTAACCGATCCGGGTGGTATTGGGGTTGCAGGCAGCCTTCCGATCCACCAGCATGCACATGTTGTTTATGAAGCTCAAACAGGTTTTAGTTCAGATTGGCATGCCGCTGCAGGCTTGGGGTTCAGCGCACCTATCGCAGACCGAGCGGATGTTCGAGGCTACTTAAAAGCGCACAGTTTAAAAAATAATGAAACGTCAGGAAAATGGGGAGAGACTTTTTCTGAGTTTAGTCTCGAGTTCTCGGTATGGGCTAATCCGATATCAGAAGTGGGTGCAGCACTAGGGACTTATTTCATGGATGAAGAAGATGCCGATAAATTTCAACTCTTCTATCGCTACCATGCAACAGACCAAATTTCGATTGGCGTGACGCTCAACTTAAGTGGTTACGATGATAACCAACTACTACTGTCTGCCCGTTATCCATTTGGTTAGCATGCATAGCCACAGCACCAAACAGTAGTACTTAACGCTAAGCATTTTAGGCCGGCGCACCTCGGTAGTAGTGCCACAAAAAAAGTGAGCCAACAGTTCGCCATGGCGCCCATGCTCTAACCAGATCGCGGGCGACTTTTGCTGTGGGCTTTTCACCAAGCCCTTTCAATCGCCCTAGTGCCACTTGTAGAGCTAAATCATCCGCTGGGAACACATCGGTTCGTGTTAGTGCAAACATTAGATATATCTCTGCACTCCAGCGACCAAAGCCTTTTAGTGCCATAATGCTTTCAATCGCTTGCGCATCTTCTAGGGTTGCGAGTTGATCTATATTTAACTGCCCATCACAAATCGCCTGTGCTAAACCACGGGTATAGAGTACTTTACGTGATGACAATCCTGCCGCTCGAATGCTTTCTTCACTCAAGGTTAAATAATGCTCTGCTGTGACTGTTGGCATTAATGCAACGACTCGCGACATAATTGCCTTTGCGGCCTGTGTGGAAATTTGCTGACTGACGACTATCGACAATAGCGAGACAAAGTGGGGCTTTAAATAGCGAGGTGGCGGACTACCGTATTCCTGCCAAGCTTTCGCTATATCGGCATCAAGCAAAGCTAACTCTGCCATACCCTGCTCTATTAATTTTTCATCCATCCACTTTCTCCCTATTCGCCTCACTCACTCCAATCTAGCGTATTCGCTCAAAATAGCAAAAGCCATACTAAGTTGCCTTAGTATGGCTTTTATAAAAGAATTTAGCGTAGTTGAAACCTTACGCGTAATCGCTATATGGGTTCTCTGTCGGTAATAGAATTTCTTGACCAAATGCCGATAGGTTCATGCTTTCTGGTGTCATGGTTATCGAGGTTTCGTCCATCACATTGTCACCAAAGTCATAGCGAATATTCTCAACACCCTGACAAGCAGCTTGGTCTTGTTGGACTACCGCTTGGCTAATTGGCAAGTTTTTCGCTTGATACTGGGCAAACACCTCTGCACCGTATTTTTTCACTAACATCTCTGTTGTTTGGGCTGGTGATAGCACTAAACCTGTTGCGTTATTACCGCCAAAGCCTTTAGCATTCAAAATAACGGCTTTGTAATCTTCACCTTTTTCGCCTGCATATTTGTGATCAATCAGAATGTTAAGGTTTGATTGGTGCACATCATCAGCAATGTGGTCGATCGAGGTAATACCCGGAACCCAACCATACTGCCACACCCCTAGCGATGCAATAAGCTGATCACCCGCCGCTGCGCCCATAGAGTGGCCTAGGTAAGATTTCACCGCAGTAACTGGCCACTGATCGATATCAAAGGTTTTTGCTACTTCATTTAAAATATGGCTTTCAGTCACACGGTTTTGGGGAGTCCCTGTACCATGTGCTTGAACATAAGTTTGCTTCACACCTTGTTCGCCCAGAATCGCTTTTGCTAAGGCGGTTGCTTTCGCTACCGTGACATAGTTACCCACGCCAGGTGCAGAGATAGATTTTTTATTACCATCAGCATTTACGAACACATCAGCCACTGAACCATAAATGTTCATGCCTAGCGATAGCGCCAATTCATCATCCATCAGTACTACAAACTGTGATGATTCCGCCATGGTGAAGCCTGCATTGCTTGAGAACGGACGACATGCGCGACGGTTGTCGACAACATCACTTTGATCCAGCGCTTTAATCTGTTCATCTTCCGCCAATGCGCCCATCACACGGAAACCTTCCATCACTTCAGCCACTACAGGTGCTTCTGCATTGCCGACAATAACGACCTTCGATTTGCCATGCTGAATGTCGTACATACCTTGACGAAGGTTATAAAGGAAAGTTGCACACGCCCCCATGTTGGTGCCC from Photobacterium sanguinicancri includes the following:
- a CDS encoding beta-ketoacyl synthase — translated: MTKLPLIVGFGGINAAGRSSGFHSYKRMVSDVLSADDMVSTWQDLARRMGLSQDAKLTDELIEAIKAGTLIRRIDSFDPDNILHQYKATINSGSDTMTFTVRKSKLPTKIPENWSLETQGSKVKITVTGDLAALLEDRTSYPVTSGGNIPAGFDPGSLYNSRFHPRGLKLTVYGASDALNSMGVDWQEILKHIQPDEVSVYAGSALGQIDDQSLSGMIAAPLIGSRVSSKMMALSFAEMPADFINGYMINSVGTTGTNMGACATFLYNLRQGMYDIQHGKSKVVIVGNAEAPVVAEVMEGFRVMGALAEDEQIKALDQSDVVDNRRACRPFSSNAGFTMAESSQFVVLMDDELALSLGMNIYGSVADVFVNADGNKKSISAPGVGNYVTVAKATALAKAILGEQGVKQTYVQAHGTGTPQNRVTESHILNEVAKTFDIDQWPVTAVKSYLGHSMGAAAGDQLIASLGVWQYGWVPGITSIDHIADDVHQSNLNILIDHKYAGEKGEDYKAVILNAKGFGGNNATGLVLSPAQTTEMLVKKYGAEVFAQYQAKNLPISQAVVQQDQAACQGVENIRYDFGDNVMDETSITMTPESMNLSAFGQEILLPTENPYSDYA
- a CDS encoding DNA-3-methyladenine glycosylase family protein; translated protein: MDEKLIEQGMAELALLDADIAKAWQEYGSPPPRYLKPHFVSLLSIVVSQQISTQAAKAIMSRVVALMPTVTAEHYLTLSEESIRAAGLSSRKVLYTRGLAQAICDGQLNIDQLATLEDAQAIESIMALKGFGRWSAEIYLMFALTRTDVFPADDLALQVALGRLKGLGEKPTAKVARDLVRAWAPWRTVGSLFLWHYYRGAPA